The following are encoded together in the Streptomyces rapamycinicus NRRL 5491 genome:
- a CDS encoding helix-turn-helix domain-containing protein: MTDDYLSRIGKLIRDARQHRGWTQSQLAEALGTSQSAVNRIERGNQNISLEMIARIGEALDSEIVSLGYAGPMHLRVVGGRRLSGAIDVKTSKNACVALLCATLLNAGRTTLRRVARIEEVYRILEVLGSIGVRTRWINDGADLEIVPPAELDLESMDTEAARRTRSVIMFLGPLLHRMDRFRIPYAGGCDLGTRTVQPHMTALRHFGLEVTATDGMYHSHVDRSVAPTRAIVLTERGDTVTENALLAAARHDGVTVIRNASSNYMVQDLCFFLEELGVKVEGVGTTTLTVHGVARIDRDVDYSPSEDPVEAMSLLAAAVITESELTIRRVPVEFLEIELAVLEEMGLDHERGREYAADNGRTRLVDLTVRPSKLQAPIDKIHPMPFPGVNIDNVPFFAAIAAVAQGSTLIHDWVYDNRAIYLTELNRLGAHVKLLDPHRVLVEGPTRWRSAEMMCPPALRPAVVVLLAMMAAPGTSVLRNVYVINRGYEDLAERLNSIGAQIETFRDI, from the coding sequence ATGACTGACGACTACCTCTCACGTATCGGCAAGCTCATCCGTGACGCCCGTCAACACCGGGGCTGGACCCAGTCCCAGCTCGCGGAGGCCCTCGGCACAAGCCAGAGCGCGGTCAACCGCATTGAGCGGGGAAACCAGAACATCAGTCTTGAGATGATCGCCAGGATCGGCGAGGCCCTGGACAGCGAGATCGTCTCCCTCGGCTATGCGGGCCCGATGCACCTCCGGGTGGTCGGCGGCCGCCGGCTGTCCGGGGCCATCGACGTCAAGACGAGCAAGAACGCGTGTGTGGCGCTGCTGTGCGCCACGCTCCTCAACGCGGGCCGTACGACACTGCGGAGGGTCGCCAGGATCGAGGAGGTCTACCGCATCCTCGAGGTCCTGGGCAGCATCGGCGTCCGCACCCGCTGGATCAACGACGGCGCCGATCTGGAGATCGTGCCGCCGGCCGAGCTGGATCTCGAGTCCATGGACACCGAGGCCGCGCGCCGGACGCGCAGCGTCATCATGTTCCTCGGCCCGCTGCTGCACCGGATGGACCGCTTCCGGATTCCCTACGCGGGCGGTTGCGACCTCGGCACCCGCACCGTGCAGCCGCATATGACCGCCCTGCGCCACTTCGGCCTCGAAGTGACCGCCACCGACGGGATGTACCACTCCCACGTCGACCGCTCGGTCGCCCCCACCCGCGCCATCGTGCTGACCGAACGCGGCGACACCGTCACCGAGAACGCGCTGCTGGCGGCCGCCCGGCACGACGGCGTCACGGTGATCCGCAACGCCTCGTCCAACTACATGGTCCAGGATCTCTGCTTCTTCCTGGAGGAGTTGGGCGTCAAGGTCGAGGGCGTGGGCACCACGACGCTGACCGTCCACGGCGTGGCCCGCATCGACCGCGATGTCGACTACTCCCCCTCCGAGGACCCGGTCGAGGCGATGAGCCTGCTGGCCGCCGCCGTCATCACCGAGTCGGAGCTGACGATCCGCCGGGTGCCGGTGGAGTTCCTGGAGATCGAGCTGGCCGTCCTGGAGGAGATGGGGCTGGACCACGAGCGCGGCCGGGAGTACGCGGCGGACAACGGCCGCACCCGGCTGGTCGATCTGACCGTCCGCCCGTCCAAGCTGCAGGCCCCCATCGACAAGATCCACCCGATGCCGTTCCCCGGCGTCAACATCGACAACGTGCCCTTCTTCGCGGCGATCGCGGCCGTCGCCCAGGGCTCGACGCTGATCCACGACTGGGTCTACGACAACCGCGCGATCTACCTCACCGAGCTCAACCGCCTCGGTGCCCACGTCAAACTCCTCGACCCGCACCGCGTCCTGGTCGAGGGCCCCACCCGCTGGCGCTCCGCCGAGATGATGTGCCCGCCCGCCCTGCGCCCCGCCGTGGTCGTGCTGCTGGCGATGATGGCCGCGCCGGGCACCTCCGTACTGCGCAACGTGTACGTCATCAACCGCGGCTACGAGGATCTCGCGGAGCGGCTGAACTCGATCGGCGCCCAGATCGAGACCTTCCGCGACATCTGA
- a CDS encoding AraC family transcriptional regulator, with protein sequence MNGAVRIGPEDEEDTYLCGGHFSFDDLNASILIDVLPPLVHVHAADPRGRLLAHLSELMVAETEITAVGGSLILDHLAQILFVHMLRAHADQAGRPTGWPGALNDDGIGAALRAMHADVAHHWTLKELAGISCMSRSVFAASFKKQVGTAPLTYLIEWRMSLAHDALRRGTQSISE encoded by the coding sequence GTGAACGGCGCCGTGCGTATCGGACCCGAGGACGAGGAAGACACATACCTGTGCGGTGGGCACTTCTCGTTCGACGACCTGAACGCCTCAATCCTGATCGATGTTCTGCCGCCGCTCGTGCACGTCCATGCCGCGGATCCCCGAGGCAGGCTGCTCGCGCACCTGAGTGAACTGATGGTCGCCGAAACCGAGATCACCGCCGTCGGCGGCTCCCTGATCCTGGACCATCTCGCACAGATCCTGTTCGTCCATATGCTGCGCGCCCACGCCGACCAAGCCGGCCGGCCCACTGGCTGGCCGGGGGCACTCAACGACGACGGCATCGGTGCCGCACTTCGCGCCATGCACGCGGACGTGGCACACCATTGGACACTCAAAGAGCTCGCCGGTATCAGCTGCATGTCGCGCTCGGTATTCGCCGCGTCCTTCAAGAAGCAGGTCGGAACCGCACCACTGACCTACTTGATCGAATGGCGAATGAGCCTTGCCCACGATGCCCTGCGCCGCGGCACTCAATCGATTTCCGAGTAG
- a CDS encoding SDR family NAD(P)-dependent oxidoreductase: protein MSQAPIRRIGFETARQLAQQGFTVSLGCRHQGRGEAAAKELAQDGDVRFVSLDVTDAESVRAAAVHIYGALRVTQEFLPLVRKAQAGRIVNVSSTVGSIAALVSPGTPLTQFPAFAYPASKEISTEHLSSGAVAEAGGHRRQPVHPMSHAKPLDDDHLRIGSAPVSCGMSRPASERRGAV from the coding sequence TTGTCACAGGCGCCAATAAGGCGCATCGGATTCGAGACCGCACGTCAACTCGCGCAGCAGGGCTTCACGGTCTCGCTGGGGTGCCGCCATCAAGGGCGCGGTGAAGCCGCGGCAAAGGAACTCGCCCAGGACGGAGACGTTCGTTTTGTCAGCCTCGACGTGACCGACGCAGAAAGCGTCAGGGCCGCCGCGGTGCACATCTACGGGGCTCTGCGCGTCACGCAGGAATTCTTGCCGCTCGTGCGGAAGGCGCAGGCCGGACGCATCGTGAATGTGAGCAGCACGGTGGGGTCGATCGCCGCACTCGTATCGCCGGGCACCCCGCTGACGCAGTTTCCGGCCTTCGCCTACCCCGCGTCGAAGGAGATCTCGACCGAACACCTGAGCTCAGGGGCGGTCGCTGAGGCTGGCGGCCACCGCCGCCAGCCGGTCCATCCCATGAGCCACGCCAAGCCGCTCGACGACGATCACCTCCGGATCGGTTCCGCCCCGGTGTCGTGCGGCATGTCCCGCCCGGCCTCGGAGCGACGGGGGGCTGTTTAA
- a CDS encoding glycoside hydrolase family 27 protein: MTSPPPARRPRHRTLTRGAVATATAVVLATAAGPTATAAPAVDQGAPAVAQGAPAVDQGAPDYYDSGLAPTPYMGWNTYYGLGAPTEKEVRSVADRLVSSGLRDSGYDIVWLDGGWQADDPRDARGRLAAHPDRFPSGIPALVSYLHQRGLRAGIYTDAGTYDGGKSCGLGSRGHYTEDARQFADWKIDAIKVDFLCGIGEKLDPGPAFKEFGDAVAKSGRRMLLNLCNPLTDDWGLPHTPEQDAHNAFVYGPTTADSWRTGTDIAWGTPSPGQWPNVLRNMDANAWHPEAQGPGHYNDPDYLIPMRRMADGSLELTEEESTTQLVMWAEMGSPLVIGSDPRTLSDSMLRTLRNPEIVAVDQDPLAVQGVRVATDSVGDVYSKPLSGPGRRAVVLLNRSDRPAERTVAFSDVALGGPVTVRDLRARTGRGTHTGSYTVEVPAHGTAFLTLTGEDALPGADLDRQTSASPAVVRDGDTLTTFFRGPGGTLVQHTDDGGDGGPRTKDLGGPAHGRILGQPAAHASAGGRIDVFVRGAGSRAYRRVFAHGRWGGWQDLGGRLTDAPSVAFTDGTHWTLTARGADGRITLRGPSTGWSSLGAPGDRPTYGRPSAVVDARGRIHVAVRTSADEVWTRSRDASGPWSEWSSLGGTVSGSPTLVAVGDAVVLYARAGDYTLWQRRYGHGGWQGWTERQEFPSAAFDGALGAVAGPDGAVDAVYRGVDGSVHRTQFK, translated from the coding sequence GTGACTTCACCCCCGCCCGCGCGGAGACCCCGCCACCGCACGCTCACCCGCGGCGCCGTCGCGACCGCGACCGCCGTGGTCCTGGCGACGGCCGCGGGCCCCACGGCCACGGCCGCGCCCGCCGTGGACCAGGGCGCACCCGCCGTGGCCCAAGGCGCACCCGCCGTGGACCAGGGGGCGCCCGACTACTACGACAGCGGGCTCGCCCCGACGCCCTACATGGGCTGGAACACCTACTACGGACTGGGAGCGCCCACCGAGAAGGAGGTGCGCTCGGTCGCCGACCGGCTCGTCAGCAGCGGGCTGCGCGACAGCGGTTACGACATCGTGTGGCTGGACGGCGGCTGGCAGGCCGACGACCCGCGTGACGCGCGGGGGCGGCTGGCGGCTCATCCGGACCGCTTCCCCTCCGGTATCCCGGCCCTCGTCTCCTATCTGCACCAGCGCGGTCTGCGGGCCGGTATCTACACCGACGCCGGCACCTACGACGGCGGCAAGAGCTGCGGCCTCGGCAGCCGTGGCCACTACACCGAGGACGCGCGACAGTTCGCGGACTGGAAGATCGACGCGATCAAGGTCGACTTCCTGTGCGGCATCGGCGAGAAGCTCGATCCGGGCCCGGCCTTCAAGGAGTTCGGCGACGCGGTCGCGAAGTCCGGACGCCGGATGCTGCTGAACCTGTGCAATCCGCTCACCGACGACTGGGGGCTGCCGCACACGCCCGAGCAGGACGCGCACAACGCCTTCGTCTACGGCCCGACGACCGCGGACTCCTGGCGCACCGGCACCGATATCGCCTGGGGCACCCCGAGCCCCGGCCAGTGGCCCAATGTGCTGCGCAACATGGACGCCAACGCCTGGCACCCCGAGGCGCAGGGGCCCGGTCACTACAACGACCCCGACTACCTCATCCCCATGCGCCGCATGGCCGACGGCTCGCTGGAACTGACGGAGGAGGAGTCCACCACGCAGTTGGTGATGTGGGCCGAGATGGGCTCCCCGCTCGTCATCGGCTCCGACCCCCGCACCCTGTCCGATTCGATGCTCCGGACGCTGCGCAACCCGGAGATCGTCGCCGTCGACCAGGACCCGCTGGCCGTCCAGGGCGTGCGGGTGGCCACCGACTCCGTCGGCGACGTCTACAGCAAGCCCCTCTCGGGCCCCGGACGGCGCGCCGTCGTCCTGCTCAACCGCTCGGACCGGCCCGCCGAGCGCACGGTGGCCTTCTCCGACGTGGCGCTGGGCGGCCCGGTCACGGTCCGCGACCTGCGCGCACGCACCGGCCGCGGGACGCACACCGGTTCGTACACGGTCGAGGTGCCGGCGCACGGCACCGCGTTCCTCACGCTCACCGGCGAGGACGCCCTCCCCGGCGCGGACCTGGACCGGCAGACCTCGGCGAGCCCGGCCGTCGTACGCGACGGCGACACGCTGACCACCTTCTTCCGCGGACCGGGCGGCACCCTCGTCCAGCACACGGACGACGGCGGCGACGGCGGGCCGCGGACGAAGGATCTCGGCGGCCCGGCACACGGGCGGATCCTCGGCCAGCCCGCCGCCCACGCCTCGGCGGGCGGGCGGATCGACGTCTTCGTACGGGGCGCCGGCTCCCGGGCGTACCGGCGGGTCTTCGCGCACGGGCGCTGGGGCGGCTGGCAGGACCTCGGCGGGAGGCTGACCGACGCACCCTCGGTGGCGTTCACCGACGGGACGCACTGGACGCTGACCGCGCGCGGCGCCGACGGGCGGATCACGCTACGGGGGCCGTCGACCGGCTGGTCGTCGCTCGGCGCGCCGGGCGACCGGCCGACGTACGGCAGGCCGTCGGCGGTCGTGGACGCGCGGGGGCGGATCCATGTGGCCGTCCGGACCTCGGCGGACGAGGTGTGGACGCGGTCGCGCGACGCCTCCGGGCCGTGGTCGGAGTGGAGTTCGCTCGGCGGGACGGTGAGCGGCAGCCCGACGCTGGTCGCCGTGGGCGACGCGGTGGTGCTGTACGCGCGGGCGGGTGACTACACGCTCTGGCAGCGGCGGTACGGACACGGCGGCTGGCAGGGGTGGACCGAGCGGCAGGAGTTCCCCAGCGCCGCGTTCGACGGTGCGCTCGGGGCGGTCGCGGGTCCGGACGGCGCGGTCGACGCCGTGTACCGCGGGGTCGACGGCTCCGTACACCGAACCCAGTTCAAATAA
- a CDS encoding ABC transporter substrate-binding protein, translated as MRYAHPSRRLFLAGLGAAGTTALLSGCVTSGSSGKSSSGGGAVTFQSNLSAPQAKAAMEDLVAAYGKEGSGRATLNTVAAETFRTQLPTYLTSANPPDVYTWYPGSVADAYARKNLLLDLGEVWTSSPDLKRYSKALTTQCTSAAGRKVFVPSTYYWWGMFYRKSHFAKWGVREPKSWDDFLDLCDKLKAKGVTPIGLGAGSNTPWVASAWFDYLNIRINGADYHRRLLAGKQRFDDPEVRKVFDRWQEALPYFDPDGTALAFQDATTALLAGRTGMMLIGTFFADAAPKGALDDIDFFRFPVIDPKVPLAEEAPTDGYFASARTGRRDGVFDLLRYLATAEAQEIYIKGSSGTVLPCHPDAEDAGTALVKKGRKHVEEAAEITQFFNRDSSDALQPTADTALTKFLAKPKSIGSILTDWQRDAEKIWKA; from the coding sequence ATGAGATACGCACACCCCAGCCGACGGCTGTTCCTCGCGGGCCTCGGCGCCGCCGGGACCACGGCGCTGCTCAGCGGCTGTGTCACCTCCGGCTCCTCCGGCAAGAGCTCCTCCGGGGGCGGAGCGGTGACCTTCCAGTCCAACCTGTCCGCGCCGCAGGCGAAGGCGGCGATGGAGGACCTCGTCGCCGCCTACGGCAAGGAGGGCTCCGGGCGCGCCACCCTCAACACCGTCGCCGCCGAGACCTTCCGCACCCAGCTGCCCACCTATCTGACCTCCGCCAACCCGCCCGATGTGTACACCTGGTACCCGGGCTCGGTGGCGGACGCGTACGCGCGCAAGAACCTGCTGCTCGACCTCGGCGAGGTGTGGACCTCCTCGCCCGACCTCAAGCGCTACTCCAAGGCGCTGACCACCCAGTGCACCTCGGCCGCCGGAAGGAAGGTCTTCGTGCCCAGCACCTACTACTGGTGGGGCATGTTCTACCGGAAGTCCCACTTCGCCAAGTGGGGTGTGCGCGAGCCCAAGAGCTGGGACGACTTCCTCGACCTGTGCGACAAGCTGAAGGCCAAGGGCGTGACGCCGATCGGCCTCGGCGCCGGCAGCAACACCCCGTGGGTGGCCTCCGCCTGGTTCGACTACCTCAACATCCGCATCAACGGCGCCGACTACCACCGCCGGCTCCTGGCCGGAAAGCAGCGCTTCGACGACCCCGAGGTGCGCAAGGTCTTCGACCGCTGGCAGGAGGCGCTCCCCTACTTCGACCCCGACGGCACCGCCCTCGCCTTCCAGGACGCCACGACCGCCCTGCTCGCCGGGCGGACCGGCATGATGCTCATCGGCACCTTCTTCGCCGACGCCGCGCCCAAGGGCGCCCTGGACGACATCGACTTCTTCCGCTTCCCGGTCATCGACCCCAAGGTCCCGCTCGCCGAGGAGGCGCCCACGGACGGCTACTTCGCCAGCGCCCGCACCGGACGCCGCGACGGGGTCTTCGACCTGCTGCGCTACCTCGCCACCGCCGAGGCACAGGAGATCTACATCAAGGGCTCGTCGGGCACCGTCCTGCCCTGCCACCCCGACGCCGAGGACGCCGGGACCGCGCTCGTGAAGAAGGGCCGCAAGCACGTCGAGGAGGCGGCCGAGATAACCCAGTTCTTCAACCGCGACTCGAGCGACGCGCTCCAGCCCACCGCGGACACCGCGCTGACCAAGTTCCTCGCCAAGCCGAAGAGCATCGGCTCGATCCTCACCGACTGGCAGCGCGACGCCGAGAAGATCTGGAAGGCGTGA
- a CDS encoding carbohydrate ABC transporter permease, with protein MAVLTASERTSPAPSPPRGRWARGARRTPPLVLAFLLVPLLAESLWVFWPAFQGFYLALNKWDGVSAPEFVGLGNFAEMAHDEVFRTAAVDTVLWLVVFGGLSALLGLGAALLLQQERRGVGFYRAALFLPVVFSLVATALVWQAIYQPDGVLNRLLESVGLDSLRHAWLADQDTALYAVIVPALWRQVGYVMVLYLAGLKGIDPALYEAAKVDGAGRWQRFRHVTLPQLRSVNAVVLSVIIIDSLRSFDVVWSLTRGGPYHSSELLSTYMYSTAFQSLRLGYGSALAVVIFVLAFGVIASYLVRAFREAD; from the coding sequence GTGGCCGTCCTCACCGCGTCCGAGCGCACCTCCCCGGCCCCGTCCCCGCCCCGCGGCAGGTGGGCCCGGGGGGCCCGGCGCACGCCGCCGCTGGTGCTCGCCTTCCTCCTCGTCCCGCTGCTCGCCGAGTCCCTGTGGGTGTTCTGGCCCGCGTTCCAGGGCTTCTACCTCGCCCTGAACAAGTGGGACGGGGTGTCGGCGCCCGAGTTCGTCGGCCTGGGCAACTTCGCCGAGATGGCCCACGACGAGGTCTTCCGCACCGCGGCCGTCGACACCGTGCTGTGGCTGGTGGTGTTCGGCGGCCTGTCCGCGCTCCTCGGCCTCGGCGCCGCGCTGCTCCTCCAGCAGGAGCGCCGGGGCGTGGGCTTCTACCGCGCCGCCCTGTTCCTGCCCGTCGTGTTCTCCCTGGTGGCCACCGCCCTCGTCTGGCAGGCCATCTACCAGCCCGACGGCGTCCTCAACCGGCTCCTGGAGTCGGTCGGCCTGGACAGCCTGCGCCACGCCTGGCTCGCCGACCAGGACACCGCCCTCTACGCGGTCATCGTGCCCGCGCTGTGGCGGCAGGTCGGCTATGTGATGGTGCTGTACCTGGCCGGGCTCAAGGGCATCGACCCGGCGCTGTACGAGGCGGCCAAGGTGGACGGCGCCGGACGGTGGCAGCGCTTCCGGCATGTGACGCTGCCCCAGCTGCGCAGCGTCAACGCCGTCGTCCTGTCCGTGATCATCATCGACTCGCTGCGCTCCTTCGACGTCGTATGGTCCCTGACCCGGGGCGGCCCCTACCACTCGTCCGAACTGCTGAGCACCTACATGTACTCCACCGCCTTCCAGTCCCTGCGCCTCGGCTACGGCTCCGCCCTGGCCGTCGTGATCTTCGTGCTGGCCTTCGGCGTCATCGCCTCCTACCTCGTCCGCGCCTTCCGGGAGGCCGACTGA
- a CDS encoding carbohydrate ABC transporter permease: MTALRSSAALRRRRAATAGFHLGAGALAVLWLLPIALVVVTSLRTFDDISAHGLGSWPRSFTLGNFPKAWSDGGQQRALINSLIVTVPCVLVTLALAAMAAFALSRYEVPFRRSLLLLMLGGNLLPPQILLIPVSKLSELMGVYDTLPALIGVQIGFGVGFYVFVLYGFMRAIPVEIQQAAVVDGAGPWQIFWRIILPLSRPALAALSALSFTWIFNDLLWAITVLRSDTKMPITAALIGLQGQFVSMWNVIAAGSVIAAAPTVAVFLRFQRHFVAGLNLGAVK; this comes from the coding sequence ATGACGGCACTTCGCAGCTCCGCGGCCCTGCGCCGGCGCCGCGCGGCCACCGCCGGCTTCCACCTCGGGGCCGGGGCGCTCGCCGTGCTGTGGCTGCTGCCCATCGCCCTGGTCGTGGTGACGAGCCTGCGCACCTTCGACGACATCTCCGCCCACGGTCTTGGCAGCTGGCCCCGCTCCTTCACCCTCGGCAACTTCCCAAAGGCGTGGAGCGACGGCGGCCAGCAGCGCGCCCTGATCAACAGCCTGATCGTGACCGTCCCGTGCGTACTGGTGACCCTGGCCCTGGCCGCCATGGCCGCGTTCGCCCTCAGCCGCTACGAGGTGCCCTTCCGCCGCTCCCTGCTGCTGCTGATGCTCGGCGGCAACCTGCTTCCGCCGCAGATCCTGCTCATCCCGGTGTCCAAGCTGAGCGAGCTGATGGGCGTCTACGACACCCTGCCCGCCCTCATCGGCGTGCAGATCGGCTTCGGCGTCGGCTTCTACGTCTTCGTCCTGTACGGCTTCATGCGGGCGATTCCGGTCGAGATCCAGCAGGCCGCCGTCGTCGACGGCGCCGGTCCCTGGCAGATCTTCTGGCGGATCATCCTGCCGCTCAGCCGCCCGGCGCTCGCCGCGCTCAGCGCCCTGTCCTTCACCTGGATCTTCAACGATCTGCTGTGGGCCATCACCGTGCTGCGCAGCGACACCAAGATGCCCATCACCGCCGCCCTCATCGGACTCCAGGGCCAGTTCGTGTCGATGTGGAACGTGATCGCCGCCGGGTCCGTCATCGCCGCGGCACCCACCGTGGCCGTCTTCCTCCGGTTCCAGCGCCACTTCGTGGCCGGTCTCAACCTCGGAGCGGTGAAGTGA
- a CDS encoding alpha-galactosidase: MTPNQRWTLRTDRTSYTVRLSPDGPWAELDAWGPLGVETGPSALDWSHRTHFITPADAAPAEYLPYGLRPFTGAELVAARPGTDRGVWWDFEGATEEAGSLRLAFTDEVLGLRTVLCYATVPGTDVIHRWTELSRTGDGELWLERFDSAAVNVPVTAGARLTYLAGQWSQEFQRTQLTLSRGTFTMGSRQGVPGHAYAPWLAVQDAAGPGDAPAYGLALEWPGNWHLTAEAEPGGAVRIRAGRVPHEGRVRLTPGDTLTTPRLACAFSAEGLDGLSRVWHRYERRLTGERLHRPRKVLYNSWEATAFDVDAAGQLELAKAAADIGAELFVVDDGWFTGRADDTGGLGDWYPDPVAFPQGFGRFVADVRALGLDFGLWIEPEAVSPGSALYAEHPDWVYRIDGRPARLVRHQLLLDLGRTDVQDFVIATLDRLLTGHDISYLKWDMNRPPTERGRPGAGPADHLDLDAQHVAGYLRVLDRLRTAHPRVTVEGCAGGGARVDHATIARTDVVWPSDNTAPLDRLAVQYGFLHAHAPHVMSSWVTDAPGVFDPRPRSLAFRFVTAMCGVLGIGADLRRWDAGRRAEAARWIARYKEVRDVVHLGEARLLGSPLDATCGVQYDGPDGRTVVAALGTGRLDGAPLVPGRPARLRLRGVDPAARYRDAASATTYSGAHLLHYGLPFAWSAEHDAELVVLTRQ; encoded by the coding sequence GTGACGCCGAACCAGCGCTGGACGCTGCGCACCGACCGGACCAGCTACACGGTGCGGCTGTCCCCGGACGGCCCCTGGGCCGAGCTCGACGCCTGGGGCCCGCTCGGCGTCGAGACCGGCCCGTCCGCGCTGGACTGGTCGCACCGCACCCACTTCATCACCCCCGCCGACGCGGCGCCCGCCGAGTACCTGCCGTACGGGCTGCGGCCGTTCACCGGCGCCGAGCTGGTGGCCGCACGACCGGGCACGGACCGCGGCGTGTGGTGGGACTTCGAGGGGGCCACGGAGGAGGCGGGGAGCCTGCGGCTCGCCTTCACCGACGAGGTGCTCGGCCTGCGCACGGTCCTCTGCTACGCCACGGTGCCGGGCACCGATGTCATCCACCGGTGGACCGAGCTCAGCCGCACGGGCGACGGGGAGCTGTGGCTGGAGCGTTTCGACTCGGCCGCCGTGAACGTCCCCGTCACCGCGGGAGCCCGGCTGACGTATCTGGCCGGTCAGTGGTCGCAGGAGTTCCAGCGCACCCAACTCACCCTGTCCAGGGGCACGTTCACCATGGGCAGCCGCCAGGGCGTGCCCGGACACGCCTACGCGCCCTGGCTCGCGGTCCAGGACGCGGCGGGCCCGGGCGACGCCCCCGCCTATGGCCTGGCCCTGGAGTGGCCCGGCAACTGGCACCTCACCGCGGAGGCCGAACCCGGCGGCGCGGTGCGGATACGCGCGGGCCGCGTACCGCACGAGGGCCGGGTGCGCCTGACGCCCGGCGACACCCTCACCACGCCACGGCTCGCCTGCGCCTTCAGCGCCGAGGGCCTTGACGGGCTGTCCCGCGTCTGGCACCGCTACGAGCGCCGGCTGACCGGCGAGCGGCTGCACCGCCCCCGCAAGGTCCTCTACAACTCCTGGGAGGCCACCGCGTTCGACGTCGACGCGGCGGGGCAGCTGGAGCTGGCGAAGGCGGCGGCGGACATCGGGGCCGAGCTGTTCGTGGTCGACGACGGATGGTTCACCGGCCGCGCCGACGACACCGGCGGCCTGGGCGACTGGTACCCCGACCCGGTGGCGTTCCCGCAGGGCTTCGGCCGGTTCGTGGCGGACGTCCGTGCCCTGGGCCTCGACTTCGGCCTGTGGATCGAGCCGGAGGCCGTCAGCCCCGGCAGCGCGCTGTACGCCGAGCACCCGGACTGGGTGTACCGGATCGACGGCCGTCCGGCCCGGCTGGTGCGCCACCAGCTCCTGCTCGACCTGGGCCGGACCGATGTCCAGGACTTCGTCATCGCCACCCTGGACCGGCTGCTGACCGGCCATGACATCAGCTACCTCAAGTGGGACATGAACCGGCCGCCGACCGAGCGCGGCCGCCCCGGCGCCGGTCCCGCCGACCACCTCGACCTGGACGCCCAGCACGTCGCGGGCTATCTGCGCGTCCTGGACCGGCTGCGCACCGCCCACCCCCGGGTCACCGTCGAGGGGTGCGCGGGCGGCGGCGCACGCGTCGACCACGCGACGATCGCCCGCACCGACGTCGTCTGGCCCAGCGACAACACCGCGCCGCTCGACCGGCTGGCCGTCCAGTACGGCTTCCTGCACGCCCACGCCCCGCATGTGATGAGCTCCTGGGTCACCGACGCCCCCGGCGTCTTCGACCCCCGTCCGCGCAGCCTCGCCTTCCGCTTCGTCACCGCCATGTGCGGAGTCCTGGGCATCGGCGCCGACCTGCGCCGCTGGGACGCCGGGCGGCGCGCCGAGGCCGCCCGCTGGATCGCCCGCTACAAGGAGGTGCGCGATGTCGTCCACCTCGGCGAGGCCCGGCTCCTGGGCAGCCCGCTGGACGCCACCTGCGGGGTGCAGTACGACGGACCCGACGGACGCACCGTCGTCGCCGCGCTCGGCACCGGCCGCCTGGACGGCGCCCCGCTCGTCCCGGGACGTCCGGCCCGGCTCCGGCTGCGCGGCGTCGACCCGGCCGCCCGCTACCGGGACGCCGCGTCGGCGACCACCTACAGCGGCGCCCATCTGCTCCACTACGGGCTGCCGTTCGCCTGGAGCGCCGAGCACGACGCGGAACTGGTGGTCCTGACCCGGCAGTAG
- a CDS encoding SDR family NAD(P)-dependent oxidoreductase: MEQPRRHGDRFTDRTAVVTGAASGIGAATAERLAQEGAAVVLADIAEERGTAVAERIGEGGGRARFVTADVSTEEGWRRIAAAARGFGPVDVLVSNAYTVDVTPAHETSLDSWQRQLAVNLTGAFLGFRAVLDDLRARRGAVVLTSSVHAHKGIPGHPAYAASKGALLSLCGQLAVEYGPEVRVNAVLPGPILTAAWDRVSPEDRARSVAETAAGRFGTPEEVAAAIAFLGSHESSYITGASLLVDGGWSVVKSSA; this comes from the coding sequence ATGGAACAGCCCCGCCGCCACGGTGACCGCTTCACCGACCGCACGGCCGTGGTCACCGGAGCCGCCTCCGGCATCGGCGCCGCCACCGCCGAACGCCTCGCCCAGGAGGGCGCCGCCGTCGTGCTCGCCGACATCGCCGAGGAGCGCGGCACGGCGGTCGCCGAGCGGATCGGCGAGGGCGGCGGCCGCGCCCGCTTCGTGACCGCCGACGTCTCCACGGAGGAGGGCTGGCGGCGGATCGCGGCCGCCGCCCGCGGCTTCGGGCCCGTCGACGTGCTGGTCAGCAACGCCTACACCGTCGACGTCACCCCCGCCCATGAAACGTCCCTGGATTCCTGGCAGCGGCAGCTCGCCGTCAACCTCACCGGCGCCTTCCTCGGCTTCCGGGCCGTCCTGGACGATCTGCGCGCCCGCCGCGGGGCCGTCGTCCTGACCTCGTCCGTCCACGCCCACAAGGGCATCCCCGGCCATCCCGCCTACGCGGCCTCCAAGGGGGCGCTGCTGTCCCTGTGCGGGCAGCTCGCCGTCGAGTACGGACCCGAGGTGCGGGTCAACGCGGTGCTGCCCGGCCCGATCCTGACGGCGGCCTGGGACCGGGTCTCCCCCGAGGACCGCGCGCGCAGCGTCGCCGAAACCGCGGCCGGGCGGTTCGGCACCCCCGAGGAGGTGGCCGCGGCCATCGCCTTCCTCGGCTCCCATGAGTCCTCGTACATCACCGGTGCGAGTCTTCTCGTGGACGGCGGCTGGAGCGTCGTCAAGTCCTCCGCATGA